Part of the Uloborus diversus isolate 005 chromosome 2, Udiv.v.3.1, whole genome shotgun sequence genome, GGTCCCTTTTTCCCTTTATCACCTGCTCCCTTCGTTGCGCCACCTGCAGCATCTCCATCTTTAACGTCCTTTGTAGAATCGTCAGCTGGTCCCTTTTTTCCTTTATCACCTGCTCCTTTTGTTGCTTCACCTGCAGTATCTCCTGCTTTAGCGTCCTTTGTAGCATCGTCAGATGGTCCCCCTTCTCCTTTGTCACCTACTCCCTTCGTTGCGTCACCTGCAGCATCTCCATTTTTTGCGTCCTTTGTAGCGTCATCAGCTGGTCCCTTTTTTCCTTTATCACCTGCTCCCTTCGTTGCGCCAGTTGCAGCATCTCCAGCTTTAGCGTCCTTTGTAGCATTGTCATCTGGTCCCTTTTTTCCATTATCACCTGCTGCCTTCGTTCCGCCACCTGCAGCATCTCCATCTTTCGCGTCCTTTGTAGCATCATCAGCTTGTCCCTTTTTCCCATTATCATCCGCTACCTTCGTTCCGCCACCTGCAGCATCCCCATCTTTCGCGTCCTTTGTAGCATCGTCAGCTGGTCCCCCTGCTTCCCCTTTTCCTTTGTCATCTGCTCCCTTTGTCGCGCCACCTGCAGCATCTCCTGCTTTAGAGTCCTTTGTAGCATTGTCAGCCGGtcctttttttcctttatcaCCTGCTCCGTTCTTTGCACCACCTGCAGCATCTCCTTCTTTAGAGTCCTTTGTAGCATCATCAGCTTGTCCCTTTTTCCCATTATCATCCGCTACCTTCGTTCCGCCACCTGCAGCATCCCCATCTTTCGCGTCTTTTGTAGCATCGTCAGCTGGTCCCCCTGCTTCCCCTTTTCCTTTGTCATCTGCTCCCTTCGTTGCGCCACCTGCAGCATCTCTAGCTTTAACGTCCTTTGTAGCATTGTCAGCTGGtcctttttttcctttatcaCCAGCTCCCTTCGTTGCGCCACCTGCAGCATCCCCATCTTTCGCGTCCTTTGTAGCATCGTCATCTGTTCCCCCTGCTCCCACTTTTCCTTTGTCACCTACTCCCTTCGTTGCGTCACCTGCAGCATCCCTATCTTTCGCGTCCTTTGTAGCATCGTCTGCTGGTCCCCCTACTTCCCCTTTTCCTTTGTCACCTGCTCCCTTCGTTGCGCCACCTGCAGCATCTCCAGTTTTCGCATCCTTTGTAGCATCGTCAGCTGATCCCTTTTTTCCTTTATCTCCTGCTCCTTTCGTTGCGTCACCTGCAGCATCCCCATCTTTCGCGTCCTTTGTAGCATCGTCTGCTGGTCCCCCTGCTCCCCCTTTTCCTTTGTCACCTGCCCCCTTCCTTCCGCCGCCTGCAGCATCCCCATCTTTCGCGTCCTTTGTAGCATCGTCAGCTGGTCCCCCTGCTCCCCCTTTTCCTTTGTCACCTGCCCCCTTCCTTCCGCCACCTGCAGCATTCTCATCTTTCGCGTTCTTTGTAGCATCGTCAGCTGGTCCCCCTGCTCCCCCTTTTCCTTTGTCACCTGCCCCCTTCGTTCCGCCACCTGCAGCATCCCCATCTTTCGCGTCCTTTGTAGCATCGTCAGCTGGTCCCCCTGCTCCCCCTTTTCCTTTGTCACCTGCCCCCTTCGTTCCGCCACCTGCAGCATCCTCATCTTTCGCGTTCTTTGTAGCATCGTCAGCTGGTCCCCCTGCTCCCCCTTTTCCTTTGTCACCTGCCCCCTTCGTTCCGCCACCTGCAGCATCCTCATCTTTCGCGTTCTTTGTAGCATCGTCAGCTGGTCCCCCTGCTCCCCCTTTTCCTTTGTCACCTGCCCCCATCGTTCCGCCGCCTGCAGCATCCCCATCTTTCGCGTCCTTTGTAGCATCGTCAGCTGGTCCCCCTGCTTCCCCTTTTCCATTGTCACCTACTCCCTTCGTTCCGCCACCTGCAGCATCCCCATCTTTCGCGTCCTTTGCAGCATCGTCAGCTGGGCCCCCTGCTCCCCCTTTTCCTTTGTCATCTACTCCCTTCGTTGCGTCACCTGCATCATCCCCATCTTTCGCGTCCTTTGTAGCATCGTCAGCTGGTCTCCCTGCTCCCCTTTTTCCTTTGTCACCTGCTCCCTTCGTTGCGCCACCTGCAGCATCTCCATCTTTCGCGTCCTTTGTAGCATCGTCAGCTGTTCCCTTTTTTCCTTTATCACCTGCTCCTTTTGTTGCACTACCTGCAGCATCCCCATCTTTCGCGTCCTTTGTAGCATCGTCAGCTGGTCCCCCTGCTCCCCCTTTTCCTTTGTCACCTGCCCCCTTCGTTGCGCCACCTGCAGCATCCCCATCTTTCGCGTCCTTTGTAGCATCGTCTGCTGGTCCCCCTGCTCCCTCTTTTCCTTTGTCACCTGCCCCCTTCCTTCCGCCACCTGCAGCATCCCCATCTTTCGCGTCCTTTGTAGCATCGTCAGCTGGTCCCCCTGCTCCCCCTTTTCCTTTGTCACCTGCCCCCTTCCTTCCGCCACCTGCAGCATCCTCATCTTTCGCGTTCTTTGTAGCATCGTCAGCTGGTCCCCCTGCTCCCCCTTTTCCTTTGTCACCTGCCCCCTTCGTTCCGCCACCTGCAGCATCCCCATCTTTCGCGTCCTTTGTAGCATCGTCAGCTGGTTCCCCTGCTCCCCCTTTTCCTTTGTCACCTGCCCCCTTCGTTGCGCCACTTGCAGCATCCTCATCTTTCGCGTTCTTTGTAGCATCGTCAGCTGGTCCCCCTGCTCCCCCTTTTCCTTTGTCACCTGCCCCCTTCGTTCCGCCACCTGCAGCATCCTCATCTTTCGCGTTCTTTGTAGCATCGTCAGCTGGTCCCCCTGCTCCCCCTTTTCCTTTGTCACCTGCCCCCTTCGTTCCGCCACCTGCAGCATCCTCATCTTTCGCGTTCTTTGTAGCATCGTCAGCTGGTCCCCCTGCTCCCCCTTTTCCTTTGTCACCTGCCCCCTTCGTTGCGCCACCTGCAGCATCCCCATCTTTCGCGTCCTTTGTAGCATCGTCAGCTGGTCCCCCTGCTCCCCCCTTTCCTTTGTCACCTACTCCTTTCGTTGCGTCACCTGCAGCATCCCCATCTTTCGCGTCCTTTGTAGCATCGTCTGCTGGTCCCCCTGCTCCCCCTTTTCCTTTGTCACCTGCCCCCTTCCTTCCGCCACCTGCAGCATCCCCATCTTTCGCGTCCTTTGTAGCATCGTCAGCTGGTCCCCCTGCTCCCCCTTTTCCTTTGTCACCTGCCCCCTTCCTTCCGCCACCTGCAGCATCCCCATCTTTCGCGTCCTTTGTAGCATCGTCAGCTGGTCCCCCTGCTCCCCCTTTTCCTTTGTCACCTGCCCCCTTCGTTCCGCCACCTGCAGCATCCTCATCTTTCGCGTTCTTTGTAGCATCGTCAGCTGGTCCCCCTGCTCCCCCTTTTTCTTTGTCACCTGCCCCCTTCGTTCCGCCACCTGCAGCATCCTCATCTTTCGCGTTCTTTGTAGCATCGTCAGCTGGTCCCCCTGCTCCCCCTTTTCCTTTGTCACCTGCCCCCTTCGTTCCGCCACCTGCAGCATCCTCATCTTTCGCGTTCTTTGTAGCATCGTCAGCTGGTCCCCCTGCTCCCCCTTTTCCTTTGTCACCTGCCCCCTTCGTTCCGCCACCTGCAGCATCCTCATCTTTCGCGTTCTTTGTAGCATCGTCAGCTGGTCCCCCTGCTCCCCCTTTTCCTTTGTCACCTGCCCCCTTCGTTCCGCCGCCTGCAGCATCCCCATCTTTCGCGTCCTTTGTAGCATCGTCAGCTGGTCCCCCTGCTTCCCCTTTTCCATTGTCACCTACTCCCTTCGTTCCGCCACCTGCAGCATCCCCATCTTTCGCGCCCTTTGCAGCATCGTCAGCTGGGCCCCCTGCTCCCCCTTTTCCTTTGTCATCTACTCCCTTCGTTGCGTCACCTGCATCATCCCCATCTTTCGCGTCCTTTGTAGCATCGTCAGCTGGTCCCCCTGCTCCCCCTTTTCCTTTGTCACCTGCCCCCTTCGTTCCGCCACCTGCAGCATCCTCATCTTTCGCGTTCTTTGTAGCATCGTCAGCTGGTCCCCCTGCTCCCCCTTTTTCTTTGTCACCTGCCCCCTTCGTTCCGCCACCTGCAGCATCCTCATCTTTCGCGTTCTTTGTAGCATCGTCAGCTGGTCCCCCTGCTCCCCCTTTTCCTTTGTCACCTGCCCCCTTCGTTCCGCCACCTGCAGCATCCTCATCTTTCGCGTTCTTTGTAGCATCGTCAGCTGGTCCCCCTGCTCCCCCTTTTCCTTTGTCACCTGCCCCCTTCGTTCCGCCACCTGCAGCATCCTCATCTTTCGCGTTCTTTGTAGCATCGTCAGCTGGTCCCCCTGCTCCCCCTTTTCCTTTGTCACCTGCCCCCTTCGTTCCGCCGCCTGCAGCATCCCCATCTTTCGCGTCCTTTGTAGCATCGTCAGCTGGTCCCCCTGCTTCCCCTTTTCCATTGTCACCTACTCCCTTCGTTCCGCCACCTGCAGCATCCCCATCTTTCGCGCCCTTTGCAGCATCGTCAGCTGGGCCCCCTGCTCCCCCTTTTCCTTTGTCATCTACTCCCTTCGTTGCGTCACCTGCAGCATCTCCATCTTTCGCGTCCTTTGTAGCATCGTCAGCTGTTCCCTTTTTTCCTTTATCACCTGCTCCTTTTGTTGCACTACCTGCAGCATCCCCATCTTTCGCGTCCTTTGTAGCATCGTCAGCTGGTCCCCCTGCTCCCCCTTTTCCTTTGTCACCTGCCCCCTTCCTTCCGCCACCTACAGCATCCTCATCTTTCGCGTTCTTTGTAGCATCGTCAGCTGGTCCCCCTGCTCCCCCTTTTCCTTTGTCACCTGCCCCCTTCGTTCCGCCACCTGCAGCATCCCCATCTTTCGCGTCCTTTGTAGCATCGTCAGCTGGTCCCCCTGCTCCCCCTTTTCCTTTGTCACCTGCCCCCTTCGTTCCGCCACCTGCAGCATCCTCATCTTTCGCGTTCTTTGTAGCATTGTCAGCTGGTCCCCCTGCTCCCCCTTTTCCTTTGTCACCTGCCCCCTTCGTTCGGCCACCTGCAGCATCCTCATCTTTCGCGTTCTTTGTGGCATCGTCAGCTGGTCCCCCTGCTCCTCCTTTTCCTTTGTCACCTGCCCCCTTCGTTCCGCCACCTGCAGCATCCTCATCTTTCGCGTTCTTTGTAGCATCGTCAGCTGGTCCCCCTGCTCCCCCTTTTCCTTTGTCACCTGACCCCTTCGTTCCGCCACCTGCAGCATCCCCATCTTTCGCGTCCTTTGTAGCATCGTCAGCTGGTCCCCCTGCTTCCCCTTTTCCATTGTCACCTACTCCCTTCGTTCCGCCACCTGCAGCATCCCCATCTTTCGCCTCCTTTGCAGCATCGTCAGCTGGGCCCCCTGCTCCCACTTTTCCTTTGTCACCTGTCCCCTTCGTTCCGCCACATGCAGCATCCTCATCTTTCGCATTCTTTGTAGCATCGTCAGCTGGTCCCCCTGCTCCCCCTTTTCCTTTGTCACCTGCCCCCTTCGTTCCGCCACCTGCAGCATCCCCATCTTTCGCGTCCTTTGTAGCAGCTTCAGCTTGTCCCCCTTTTCCCTTGTTACCTGCCCCCTTCGTTTCGCCACCTGCAGCATCTCCAGTTTTAGCGTCCTTTGTAGCATCGTCAGCTGGTCCCTTTTTTCCTGTATCACCTGCTCCCTTTGTTGCGCCACCGGCAGCATCTCCAGCTTTAGCGTCCTTTGTAGCATTGTCAGCTGGTCCCTTTTTTCCTGTATCACCTGCTCCCTTCGATGCGTCACCTGCAGCATCCCCATCTTTCTCGTCCGTTGTAACATCGTCAGCTGGTCCGCCTGCTCTCCCTTTTCCTTTGTCACCTGTCCCCTTCGTTCCGCCACCTGCAGCATCCCCATCTTTCGCGTCCTTTGTAGCAGCGTCAGTTTGTCCCTCTGCTCCCCCTTTTCCTTTGTCACTTACTCCCTTCGTTGCGCCACCTGCAGCATCCCCATCTTTTGCGTCCTTTGTAGCATCGTCAGCTGATCCCCCTTTTCCCTTGTTACCTGCCCCCTTCGTTTCGCCACCTGCAGCATCTCCAGTTTTAGCGTCCTTTGTAGCATCGTCAGCTGGTCCCTTTTTTCCTGTATCACCTGCTCCCTTTGTTGCGCCACCTGCAGCATATCCAGCTTTAGCGTCCTTTGTAGCATTGTCAGCTGGTCCCTTTTTTCCTGTATCACCTGCTCCCTTCGATGCGTCACCTGCAGCATCCCCATCTTTCTCGTCCGTTGTAACATCGTCAGCTGGTCCGCCTGCTCCCCCTTTTCCTTTGTCACCTGCCCCCTTCGTTCCGTCACCTGCAGCATCCCCATCTTTCTCGTCCTTTGTAACATTGTCAGCTGGTCCCCCTGCTCCCCCTTTTCCTTTGTCACCTGCTCCCTTCGTTGCGCCACCTGCAGCATCTCCACTTCCAGCGTTCTTTGTAGCATCGTCACCTGGTCTCTTCTTTGTCTTATCCCCAACTTCGTTTGAAGCCCCACCTTCAGCCTTTCCAGCTCCAGTGTTCTTTGTAGCACTGTCATCTGGTCCTCCTTCTCCATTATTTCCGTCATCAGCTTTTCCTCCGTCTCCTGCATCATCAGCTCCATCTGCTGCATCTCCAGTTCCATCGTTTTTTGTTGCATCGTCAGTTTGTCcttcttttcttaatttattatCTCCTTTTTGCTTTTTCGTCCCTTTTCCATCAGCGCCTGCTGCTCTTTCTTTATCATCAGCCCCTTTAGCTTCATTTCCTTTATCTCcagtcttttttcttttatcagcAGCACCTTCTCCTTTATCAGAAGCACCTTCTCCTTTGTCAGCAGCACCTTCTCCTTTATCACCAGTTCCATTTCCTTTATCACCAATGTCTGTCCCTTCTTCGTAAGTCCCTTTTCTTTTGTTATCTTCCCCTTTTCCggcttttctctctctttttccttttttcccatcctctttttctcctttttcagcTCCACTGATATCATTTCCCATTTTAGCATTATCCGTGTCGTCCTCCATCTCTCCATTTTTTCGGTCGTCACCAGATCCCTTTTCGGTGCTTCTTCCTCCATTTCTGACTCTAGAACTTGTATCTGCATGAGGATTTGCTCCTCCATTTCCTGCATCATAATCTTCATCTTTTTCATCATCTTCTTTTCCATTTTCATTATTATCCCTATCATCTAGTTCTTCGATTTCTTCATCGCGCTCCTCTGATGCTTCTTCTTCACTTTCGTAATTTTCCTCCAAGTTTTCATTTGTTTCATATTCATCGTCAAAATTTTCGGTATCTTCACTGTAATACTCTTTGTTTTCTGCTAGTAGAGAAAATTAAtcacaatgggattgtttccttcagtcaaaagtactatttttagtcactgaaatcgatagaataagcaaaaataataataataataatagcatggacccagaaaatacttttattttcccaacagttattttttaattattatttttttaatgtccgatttttcaaacaaaacgttgtctttttgacgtcacaaatgatgcactttgtcgcATTTATCTAAAGCGTTTTCACGTTATgttaatcaagaagcgaattaaatcttGCGCTCTACGcctgctgtcaaccatatcgttgccagtacacgtgagtaaagatgcgaattaaatattgtggtctgtgaatggcaacactaaatggaatttcatcatttgtgatgtcatcggcagaagtgtaaacaataaaagcgtaccgattaaagtatttttttaaaaatattaaacttagtcaaataatttaaaaaatggtcagatcctatgttttcgagcatgctcttttttaaaaaaaaactcttttaaatttcggaaacgaccccattaagttatttgttttttcttcagtttcttCACAGAAAGTTTTGAGATTATTTTAGAATAGGGGAAATTAAATACTCTCACTCAAGCCTGgttattttgcatacattttttattagTTAAGAAGTATAATCTAATTTTATTTCTGCctcatatatattttaatgaagcaaGGATTTTATTTCtgctatgtaattttgttttctatttgccatttaattttccaatttgTGCCTATAAACCTTTTTTAGTACTTCGGTGTTTGGGCTATGAGTCGAACGACAGACCATCTTGTATGCACATGGGTTTGAAAAAGCCGCCGAACACGAAGTGCCCTGTGAAGGACCTTCGTTTACGATGGATTCCCAACCACAAGGACATCTTAGAAAGACGTGCTACATTAGTTATTAACTTCCACAGCCTTGTCAGGATTCGATCTCGAGCCCTTAATATGGAAGTTGTCTGCTCTGCTTACTATGTTGCTTAGTGGAGCGCCAAATTTTTCTTAttagcaatttatttaaaaaaaatgttttgagtttCTAACCTGGTTCTCACACGAAATCAGGATTTCCTGATGGTCCTCTTAGCGATAGTAGAAGGCTTTACAGGGTCTGGAATATTATGGGAATCACTTTTAACTTTCTTCAACAAACTCGCGCGTTTCTTCGtgttaaaagtcatttttttttaagctggaccaagtgaatgggggcctgataattgacatcttcagttttcctgaaactttcaggatatttaaatagtattgtgaaaagaaaaaagtgaagcttctttcttctctaatttgacttgttgaCCCTCGACTGGAGGTTAAAAAGTTTATGGTCGtgagaaaaaaagagctaaatatatgattgctttgcttcaaaagctatgagtgaaccaagccaattctttcaaataaggatactacttgatacttgtacattctagtataaatattttggtgactcactcatgaCTTTGAGGGCTAacgtcaattgaaaatgcaatttttttttttttttttaaccttgtttacgctcggatatctgctaaagccgtgagtaaccctcggaaataagtatatgattaactactcaccacagtatagtactaagaaaaatataaaatagctttcgtttctcttggctttagtagttaaacggtctcaaagtcgatgattttttaaaaacggcCAAGTTCAGTGGTCAATAACTTTGATcacgacgggtcaacaactttgggacacagctgcagTTGTAGTCTGAGTGGTGTAGTTTAACGTCTAGGTTAGAAACCTATGCAACtagtcaatttttttaataacgtggtctcaaagttgataatttaaaacaataagaggCAATGTTTTAGGTCATTTATTCTATAACGCCtgggtcaataactttgagcaagagctgtaattatgctctacgtggtttAACTTTAGATTCATGTCAGAAAATCATGAGATCAAAtcatattacttaattaaacattctcaaaaatgattatttcagtataaaagagcgttttttctcGAGTtcatatgcgtgctactcaaaatcttatgagctcaaactcacataaatactagaacgaatcaacagccaaatgtattttaagctcccaaaatttcatgcttccagtgtaataaaattttctgtatccTTGACCATAACACGGCAATTCTTCTCATAAAGCTGattcgccattttggagcactatattttggagacactagatcctcaggattcggatctcggaaTCTGAAAATTTgcacaggttagtttcaaagacatctctacacctctttAAAATTTCGTCGCATTCAGGGGTGATCGAGCAgggacaattttaaaaatttaggtcagttgacgtggaatcactctgatataacATTGTGACAATTCATGCATTTaggttatttttgactttataatgatcattaatcaatgctatattttaagAAGAGGATTGAAATTGGGTAAGAGATTAagttcataattacagtagaatttgcatatacactacttagtaataaacttttcattattaaacaaatttattaaataaagctCAAAAGTACAAATATGaagtcaaaagaagaaaaaaaacacaggttTGTTAGACAATAAGAAAAGATGCCGGTGAAATGTGCATAATGTTTATATCAAAGTGATTTCGcgtcaactgacctaaatttttaaaattgtttatgctCGATAATCCCCGAATGGGaggaaattttatagaggtgtaaaGAATGTCTTTGAAATTAACCCATGCgcattttcagcttccgagaacTGAATCTTGACAATCTAGGATCTCCAATATACTGCTCCAAAAtagcggatcagctttgtgagaagaattgccatgttgtggtcaaggttacagaaaatgttattacactggaagcatgaaattttgggagcttaaagtacatttggctgttgattcgttctagtatttatataAGTTTGAGCTCAAAAGATTTTGAGCAGCActcatataaactcgtgaaaaaacgctcttttatactgaaatcatcatttttgagactgTTTAGttatgtcagaaaaccatgagatctaataaTATTActtgagtctaaaactacaccacgtagagcataattacagctctttcTCAAAGTTATTCACTCAGGCATTATaaagtaattgacctaaaactttgattcttgttgtttcaagtcatcaactttgagaccacgtaattaaaaaagttgattagttgccatgggtttctaacctggaccttaaactacaccacttgaactataactacagctgtgtcccaagtTGTTGACCGgtcgcgatcaaagttattgacctctaaacttggccgtttttaaaaaatcatcgactttgagaccatTTAACTACAAAAGCCAAGAGAaaagaaagctattttatattttacttagtactatactgtggtgagtggTTAATCATATACTTCTTTCCGAGTGTTACTCACGGCGTTAGCAGATATCCGAGCCcaaacaaggtaaaaaaaatttaaaaattgcattttcaattgatcTTTGCCCTCAAAGtcatgagtgagtcaccaaaattttatactagaatgtacctagtttcaagtagtatccttatttaaaagaatcgacttggttcactcattgcttttcaagcaaagcaatcatatgtttagctcttttttttcacgaccttaaactttggcccctactcaaggacaaacaaatcagttttttaaaaaaagaaacttcactttttcttatcatagtactaataacacattctgaaatttttacgaaaattgaagacatcttctatcaaaagtgtccagctttaaaaagaATGACTCTTAAGTTCCTTTAAAAAACCTAAGCTTGTCAGTACCACATTTCGTAACGTTTCGGAGAAGTAGAAGCAGGGCTGCGAAGTCCGAATAGGAGTTAAGAGTCTAAAACTCCACGAGTCGGAGTCATTATCTCTCTGAGGCCGTGATTTTGTCAGGGATGCAAAGTAAGAGACTGAGTCAGGATTTTGCGGAGAAATAAGTCGGAGTCAATAATTTTCCATCCAAGTCCTTAAATTTGACAGTGATGCAAAATAAGAGACTGAGTCAGGATTTTggaggtaaaggagtcgaagtcaAAAGTATTAAAAGGTCAGGAGCCGGAGTCAGCAATTTTCCCTCCGAGTCTTTACTTTTGCTTGGGATGCGAAGTAAGACACTGATTAGGGATTTGttggtaaaggagttggagttgaAGGTGTTAAAAGTTCAGAAGTCGGAGTCAGCAATTTTCCCTCCGAGTCTTTACTTTTGCTTGGGATGCGAAGTAAGACACTGATTAGGGATTTGttggtaaaggagttggagttgaAGGTGTTAAAAgttcaggagttggagtcagtaATTTTCCCTGGGATGCGAAGTAAGAGACTGAGTAGGTATTTGttggtaaaggagttggagtcaaagGTGTTAAAAgttcaggagtcggagtcagtaattccccccccccccctcgagttTTAAATTTTGCCTGGGATGCGAAGTAAGAGACTAAGTAGGGATTTGTTGGTAAAGGATTTGGAGTTAAAGGTGTTAAAAGTTCAGAAGTCGGAGTCAgtaattttccctccgactcaTTAGTCCTGGTTAAGAGGCACCCCAATGACTCGCAATCATAAAACAACGCAGGGGCCAGTTATTCCGAAAAGGGGCCCGCATTTCATTTTAATCTCTATATGTACCGAACttccatatatcaaacttccacacatcgaaattttctatatatcgaaatcccagcaaatttctatgttcattacatagaaaaattgtttctatgtatcgaaaaaatctctatatatcgaattttgtttcgagacattcgtagatgtTTTAtcctctttagactgtttgtctcatgaaaaataaaggttaggggagaaaattatgttcactaaaggttgctacgaaactcataaggaatctgggattGAGggatgtgtagataggtcgttttTTCGTTatagaattcttaaattccctcaatttatttcaactatcttagttgtaaccagtaacattgtacaGTTTCAAGTAATTCCTTTTGtatgttgattatcgttcctagtcgtttcagctgcagtaaaaatcattcaagttaagtagattacttttttacttttctctcgatttgtc contains:
- the LOC129216607 gene encoding uncharacterized PE-PGRS family protein PE_PGRS54-like; its protein translation is MLLPIYCLLSAFLCVGAHPVASRRSSRSSDGLEKCEDAFEEQGFSCGDLTYTQVENGCGYVCVCEGDILKYVENEDLSSCGSNKVCHEGECKYVVYEEIYESDDEYVDIIGIKSQRQPCYTTYFNRETKEELFEEDDDGASCYDSDDEAEGVCESGVCMTYEDDESEENKEYYSEDTENFDDEYETNENLEENYESEEEASEERDEEIEELDDRDNNENGKEDDEKDEDYDAGNGGANPHADTSSRVRNGGRSTEKGSGDDRKNGEMEDDTDNAKMGNDISGAEKGEKEDGKKGKRERKAGKGEDNKRKGTYEEGTDIGDKGNGTGDKGEGAADKGEGASDKGEGAADKRKKTGDKGNEAKGADDKERAAGADGKGTKKQKGDNKLRKEGQTDDATKNDGTGDAADGADDAGDGGKADDGNNGEGGPDDSATKNTGAGKAEGGASNEVGDKTKKRPGDDATKNAGSGDAAGGATKGAGDKGKGGAGGPADNVTKDEKDGDAAGDGTKGAGDKGKGGAGGPADDVTTDEKDGDAAGDASKGAGDTGKKGPADNATKDAKAGYAAGGATKGAGDTGKKGPADDATKDAKTGDAAGGETKGAGNKGKGGSADDATKDAKDGDAAGGATKGVSDKGKGGAEGQTDAATKDAKDGDAAGGGTKGTGDKGKGRAGGPADDVTTDEKDGDAAGDASKGAGDTGKKGPADNATKDAKAGDAAGGATKGAGDTGKKGPADDATKDAKTGDAAGGETKGAGNKGKGGQAEAATKDAKDGDAAGGGTKGAGDKGKGGAGGPADDATKNAKDEDAACGGTKGTGDKGKVGAGGPADDAAKEAKDGDAAGGGTKGVGDNGKGEAGGPADDATKDAKDGDAAGGGTKGSGDKGKGGAGGPADDATKNAKDEDAAGGGTKGAGDKGKGGAGGPADDATKNAKDEDAAGGRTKGAGDKGKGGAGGPADNATKNAKDEDAAGGGTKGAGDKGKGGAGGPADDATKDAKDGDAAGGGTKGAGDKGKGGAGGPADDATKNAKDEDAVGGGRKGAGDKGKGGAGGPADDATKDAKDGDAAGSATKGAGDKGKKGTADDATKDAKDGDAAGDATKGVDDKGKGGAGGPADDAAKGAKDGDAAGGGTKGVGDNGKGEAGGPADDATKDAKDGDAAGGGTKGAGDKGKGGAGGPADDATKNAKDEDAAGGGTKGAGDKGKGGAGGPADDATKNAKDEDAAGGGTKGAGDKGKGGAGGPADDATKNAKDEDAAGGGTKGAGDKEKGGAGGPADDATKNAKDEDAAGGGTKGAGDKGKGGAGGPADDATKDAKDGDDAGDATKGVDDKGKGGAGGPADDAAKGAKDGDAAGGGTKGVGDNGKGEAGGPADDATKDAKDGDAAGGGTKGAGDKGKGGAGGPADDATKNAKDEDAAGGGTKGAGDKGKGGAGGPADDATKNAKDEDAAGGGTKGAGDKGKGGAGGPADDATKNAKDEDAAGGGTKGAGDKEKGGAGGPADDATKNAKDEDAAGGGTKGAGDKGKGGAGGPADDATKDAKDGDAAGGGRKGAGDKGKGGAGGPADDATKDAKDGDAAGGGRKGAGDKGKGGAGGPADDATKDAKDGDAAGDATKGVGDKGKGGAGGPADDATKDAKDGDAAGGATKGAGDKGKGGAGGPADDATKNAKDEDAAGGGTKGAGDKGKGGAGGPADDATKNAKDEDAAGGGTKGAGDKGKGGAGGPADDATKNAKDEDAASGATKGAGDKGKGGAGEPADDATKDAKDGDAAGGGTKGAGDKGKGGAGGPADDATKNAKDEDAAGGGRKGAGDKGKGGAGGPADDATKDAKDGDAAGGGRKGAGDKGKEGAGGPADDATKDAKDGDAAGGATKGAGDKGKGGAGGPADDATKDAKDGDAAGSATKGAGDKGKKGTADDATKDAKDGDAAGGATKGAGDKGKRGAGRPADDATKDAKDGDDAGDATKGVDDKGKGGAGGPADDAAKDAKDGDAAGGGTKGVGDNGKGEAGGPADDATKDAKDGDAAGGGTMGAGDKGKGGAGGPADDATKNAKDEDAAGGGTKGAGDKGKGGAGGPADDATKNAKDEDAAGGGTKGAGDKGKGGAGGPADDATKDAKDGDAAGGGTKGAGDKGKGGAGGPADDATKNAKDENAAGGGRKGAGDKGKGGAGGPADDATKDAKDGDAAGGGRKGAGDKGKGGAGGPADDATKDAKDGDAAGDATKGAGDKGKKGSADDATKDAKTGDAAGGATKGAGDKGKGEVGGPADDATKDAKDRDAAGDATKGVGDKGKVGAGGTDDDATKDAKDGDAAGGATKGAGDKGKKGPADNATKDVKARDAAGGATKGADDKGKGEAGGPADDATKDAKDGDAAGGGTKVADDNGKKGQADDATKDSKEGDAAGGAKNGAGDKGKKGPADNATKDSKAGDAAGGATKGADDKGKGEAGGPADDATKDAKDGDAAGGGTKVADDNGKKGQADDATKDAKDGDAAGGGTKAAGDNGKKGPDDNATKDAKAGDAATGATKGAGDKGKKGPADDATKDAKNGDAAGDATKGVGDKGEGGPSDDATKDAKAGDTAGEATKGAGDKGKKGPADDSTKDVKDGDAAGGATKGAGDKGKKGPADDSTKDVKDGDAAGGATKGAGDKGKEGAADDATKDAKTVDAAGDATKGAGDKGKKGPGDDATKDAKAGDAAGGATKGTGDKGKGGPADDATKDAKDGDAASDATKGAGDKGKKGPADDATKDPKAGDAAGDATKGAGDKEKKGPADKDAKAGDAAGGATKGAGDKGKGGAADDATKDVKTGDAAGDATKGAGDKGKKGPADVATKDAKAGVAAGGATKGAGDKRKGGAGGPADDATKDAKDGDTARDATKGAGDKEKKGPGDAATKDAKAGDAAGGATTGVSDEGKEGAGGSADDATEDAKDGDAAGDATKGAGEKGKKGPADDATKNAGAGDSADGAKKGAGDKGKGVPGGPADDSTKDAGAGDARGGTPKEVDDAGEEESAAGDAASCSEKGGGGVDDSVESHGVGDEDTEKTGGAAGLRKKKGGKGTGDAEEGDKTGEATKSSGRSKKIASDKHKMKEKDSALCSDESSSGSNLNKNEDSAGSDESDLA